One part of the Nostoc sp. PCC 7120 = FACHB-418 genome encodes these proteins:
- a CDS encoding Rpn family recombination-promoting nuclease/putative transposase, with product MPLCGTRPYRFLLNSSLIQRVYLNELGKTANTSIGVGIVQLIVESESKTAGKAKQQLTDALTQQEIIEFIETVVIYKFPRLSREEVETMLGLDAIRNTKVYQEAKEEGKVKGKLEGKLERKLEAVSKFLKLGLSVEPIAEALELEVDLVKQAAAKSSS from the coding sequence ATTCCGCTTTGCGGTACTAGACCTTATCGCTTTTTACTCAACAGTTCCTTAATACAACGAGTTTATTTAAATGAACTGGGGAAAACAGCAAATACCTCAATCGGCGTTGGTATTGTGCAGCTAATTGTGGAAAGCGAAAGTAAAACAGCAGGAAAAGCTAAACAGCAGTTAACGGATGCGCTTACCCAGCAAGAAATTATAGAATTTATTGAGACAGTAGTAATTTATAAGTTTCCCAGACTTAGCCGGGAAGAGGTAGAAACTATGTTGGGTTTGGATGCTATTAGGAATACAAAAGTTTATCAAGAGGCAAAAGAGGAAGGTAAGGTCAAAGGTAAACTCGAAGGTAAACTGGAGAGGAAGCTTGAAGCAGTGTCTAAGTTTTTGAAATTGGGATTGAGTGTGGAACCAATCGCTGAGGCTTTGGAATTAGAAGTTGATTTGGTCAAACAAGCCGCAGCAAAATCATCTTCTTAA
- a CDS encoding YebC/PmpR family DNA-binding transcriptional regulator, translated as MAGHSKWANIKRQKAVVDAKKGKTFTQLSRAIILAARSGVPDPSGNFQLRTAIDKAKAAGIPNDNIERAIAKGAGTFGGDNASLEEIRYEGYGPGGVAILIEALTDNRNRTAADLRVAFSKNGGNLGETGCVSWMFDQKGVCVVSGVVDEDQLLEASLEGGAESYEMTEDETAEVFTEVANLEILNQTLKDQGFKVTDAELRWIPSNHLEVTEPDQARSLLKLIDTLEGLDDVQNVTSNFEMSENLMAVSFA; from the coding sequence ATGGCAGGACATAGTAAATGGGCAAATATTAAGCGCCAAAAAGCGGTAGTAGATGCCAAGAAGGGAAAGACCTTTACTCAGCTATCTAGGGCAATTATTCTGGCGGCTAGAAGCGGGGTTCCAGACCCATCCGGAAATTTTCAACTCCGTACCGCCATCGATAAAGCAAAAGCGGCTGGTATTCCTAACGATAATATAGAACGGGCGATCGCTAAAGGTGCAGGTACTTTTGGTGGCGATAACGCTAGTTTAGAAGAAATTCGTTACGAAGGTTATGGGCCTGGGGGTGTAGCTATCTTAATTGAAGCTTTGACCGATAACCGCAATCGCACGGCTGCTGACTTGCGAGTAGCTTTTAGTAAAAATGGTGGTAATTTGGGTGAAACTGGCTGTGTTAGCTGGATGTTTGATCAAAAAGGTGTCTGTGTTGTCTCTGGTGTAGTGGATGAAGACCAGCTTTTAGAAGCATCCTTAGAGGGTGGTGCTGAATCTTATGAAATGACAGAAGATGAGACAGCCGAGGTGTTTACAGAAGTAGCAAATTTAGAAATTCTCAACCAGACACTCAAAGACCAAGGCTTTAAGGTGACAGATGCCGAGTTGCGCTGGATTCCCAGTAATCATTTAGAAGTTACTGAACCAGACCAGGCGCGATCGCTGCTCAAATTAATTGATACTCTAGAGGGGTTAGATGATGTCCAGAATGTGACATCCAATTTTGAAATGTCCGAAAATCTCATGGCGGTGAGTTTCGCCTAG
- a CDS encoding ABC transporter substrate-binding protein: MKVKKLINLFYQHCGRFFFASDDSRVKRKNWRFYRYRWLSLFLVGILVTSGCQVIQNGMKADKVIHLTLWHGVNPPPNRDVFQKLVDKFNQSHKDIQVDAIYAGQQDQQMPKILAAVVGNASPDILWYNPATTGQLVELNALVPLDEMLASSQIKDEIDPSLYPAVAYQGKTWAVPFATNNVGVFYRPSLFKAAGITKLPKTWAEFREVAKKLTRDTDGDGRIDQHGMVLPLGKGEFTVFTWLPFMWSGGGELVSKDSQNAAGVTLENNAGAIAALQLWRDLITDGSAVLSGPERGYETNDLLAGKVAMQLTGPWTLGEFQASGIDFDVFPIPVGQRPATVIGGENLYIFKSRPEREKAAFKFLEYAASEEFQTELALGTGYLPINLKSRESSKYQEFVRKVPQAKVFLEQAKYARSRPTFPGYNRISDSVGRAVETVLMGKSSPADALKASQQRLDLIFK; the protein is encoded by the coding sequence ATGAAAGTTAAAAAATTGATTAATCTGTTTTATCAACACTGTGGGCGGTTTTTTTTCGCCTCTGATGATTCTAGGGTAAAAAGAAAAAATTGGCGATTTTACCGATATCGTTGGCTATCGCTGTTTCTAGTAGGAATATTGGTTACAAGCGGATGTCAGGTAATTCAAAATGGCATGAAGGCAGATAAAGTCATTCATTTAACTTTATGGCATGGGGTGAATCCGCCGCCTAATCGGGATGTCTTTCAAAAGCTGGTAGATAAGTTTAACCAAAGCCATAAAGATATTCAGGTAGATGCGATTTACGCTGGGCAACAAGACCAACAAATGCCGAAAATTTTGGCAGCTGTCGTAGGTAATGCCTCCCCGGATATTTTATGGTACAACCCAGCAACTACAGGACAACTAGTAGAACTAAATGCCTTGGTTCCTTTGGACGAAATGTTGGCAAGTTCACAAATTAAGGACGAAATTGACCCCAGCTTATACCCAGCTGTGGCATACCAAGGGAAAACTTGGGCAGTACCTTTTGCTACAAATAATGTTGGCGTTTTTTATCGTCCCAGTTTGTTTAAAGCGGCCGGAATTACAAAATTACCCAAGACTTGGGCAGAGTTTCGGGAAGTTGCCAAAAAATTAACTCGTGATACCGACGGTGATGGAAGAATTGATCAACATGGGATGGTACTACCTTTAGGCAAAGGTGAGTTTACCGTTTTTACTTGGCTACCATTTATGTGGAGTGGCGGCGGCGAGTTGGTAAGTAAAGATTCACAGAATGCGGCTGGTGTCACTTTAGAAAATAATGCTGGGGCGATCGCTGCTTTGCAATTGTGGCGTGATTTAATTACAGATGGTTCGGCTGTGTTATCAGGCCCAGAAAGAGGTTATGAAACCAATGATTTGCTAGCTGGGAAAGTGGCGATGCAATTAACTGGGCCTTGGACTTTAGGGGAGTTTCAAGCCAGTGGGATTGATTTTGATGTATTCCCTATTCCGGTGGGGCAAAGACCTGCTACTGTAATTGGCGGCGAAAATTTGTATATTTTTAAATCAAGACCAGAAAGAGAAAAAGCGGCTTTTAAATTTCTTGAATATGCGGCTAGTGAAGAATTTCAAACAGAGTTAGCACTGGGAACTGGTTATTTACCGATTAATTTAAAATCCCGCGAAAGTTCAAAATACCAGGAATTTGTCAGGAAAGTACCCCAAGCAAAAGTCTTTTTAGAACAGGCTAAGTATGCGCGATCGCGTCCTACTTTCCCCGGTTATAATCGAATTTCTGATAGTGTAGGCCGGGCAGTGGAAACTGTATTGATGGGTAAAAGTTCCCCAGCAGATGCCCTAAAAGCTAGTCAGCAGAGATTAGATTTGATTTTCAAATAA
- a CDS encoding polysaccharide deacetylase family protein, whose translation MTTQNFPFSLALVSIISLAVLNFGYTEPTVPILGFHGILDTKNNKTLSALAPEEMHYSKQELEKLLESLIINNYWFLSTQDLYNFYLTKSQEIPAEYRRKKPIMLTFDDGYKSVHTKLMPILSKLEKQYGRKVKIVLFINPSRLAQKANSSKTHLSCQEIRAGLQKGFYDIQSHGLNHKDLTKLSRRELVHELLKSRSILRKCTQDLDPEQTVASHFAYPYGAYNKQVELYVARYYLSGYLYNDETFNYTCKHNSYEIPRLIVNYTKSPKQIIKMVEELAPTSNQACQ comes from the coding sequence ATGACTACTCAAAATTTTCCCTTTAGTTTAGCCTTAGTTTCTATAATTTCTCTAGCTGTCCTCAATTTTGGGTATACTGAGCCTACCGTGCCTATTTTGGGATTTCACGGAATTCTAGATACGAAAAATAATAAGACTTTATCAGCTTTAGCTCCAGAAGAAATGCACTACTCAAAACAGGAGTTAGAAAAACTCTTAGAGTCTTTAATTATTAATAATTATTGGTTTTTAAGTACCCAGGACTTATATAATTTTTACTTAACGAAATCTCAAGAAATTCCAGCAGAGTATCGTCGAAAAAAGCCGATAATGTTGACATTTGATGATGGCTATAAATCAGTACACACAAAGCTAATGCCTATTTTATCTAAGCTAGAAAAGCAATATGGGAGGAAGGTAAAAATAGTTTTATTTATTAATCCCAGTCGTTTAGCTCAAAAGGCAAATAGTAGTAAAACTCACCTGAGTTGCCAAGAAATCAGGGCAGGGTTACAAAAAGGATTTTATGATATTCAGTCTCACGGATTAAATCACAAGGATTTAACGAAATTATCCCGGCGAGAACTTGTGCATGAACTTCTAAAATCTAGGAGTATTTTGAGAAAATGTACACAAGATTTAGATCCAGAACAAACCGTAGCATCTCATTTTGCTTATCCTTATGGAGCTTATAATAAACAGGTAGAGTTATATGTTGCTAGATATTATTTATCTGGATATTTATATAATGATGAAACTTTCAATTACACTTGTAAACATAATTCGTATGAAATTCCTCGATTAATCGTTAATTACACGAAATCACCTAAACAAATTATCAAGATGGTTGAGGAATTGGCCCCAACTAGTAATCAGGCGTGTCAGTAA
- a CDS encoding TetR/AcrR family transcriptional regulator: MSKNKAHIESNNGDRLPSAEKVDAILKGAMQEFLTHGYAATTMDRVTAAAGVSKTTVYSYFQDKEGLFAALIEKLAQEKCLLIHDPEFLQGEPRIVLRRLATNIFDQVEKEPVFLSLVRLIIGESGRFPSLAKTFVCNIDKQALERLSQYFTEHSELKLPDPEVAARIFLGAVVHFIILQYMLHSQDILPMESDRLIDNLINLITINLSQNTSTNQYSGTRQKSPRRRRTASGKFQMDYGSEPKQLRSIRLTDTAWEQLAELAEKNNLTRSEMIEIFAREGFSGKRTNSQLPTIG, encoded by the coding sequence ATGAGTAAGAACAAAGCACATATAGAAAGTAATAATGGCGATCGTTTGCCGTCAGCAGAGAAGGTTGATGCAATTCTCAAGGGTGCAATGCAAGAGTTTTTGACCCACGGCTATGCAGCTACAACAATGGATAGAGTGACAGCAGCAGCCGGAGTCTCGAAAACAACTGTCTACAGCTACTTTCAAGACAAAGAAGGATTATTTGCCGCTTTGATTGAAAAACTAGCACAGGAAAAATGTTTGTTAATCCACGACCCGGAATTTCTGCAAGGAGAACCCCGTATTGTTTTACGCCGTTTAGCAACAAATATTTTCGATCAAGTAGAGAAAGAACCAGTGTTTTTGAGTTTAGTCAGGCTAATTATCGGTGAATCTGGGCGGTTTCCATCCTTAGCAAAAACCTTTGTCTGCAACATAGATAAACAAGCTCTAGAGCGTCTGAGTCAATATTTTACAGAGCATTCAGAACTAAAATTACCTGATCCAGAGGTAGCAGCACGTATTTTTCTTGGTGCAGTAGTACACTTTATCATTCTTCAGTATATGCTCCATAGTCAGGATATCTTGCCAATGGAGAGCGATCGCCTGATTGACAATCTGATTAACTTAATCACTATTAATCTTTCCCAGAATACTTCTACGAATCAATATTCTGGTACAAGGCAGAAATCACCCAGGCGCAGGCGTACAGCTTCGGGTAAATTCCAGATGGACTATGGTTCAGAACCTAAACAGTTAAGGTCTATAAGATTGACGGATACAGCCTGGGAACAATTGGCAGAATTAGCAGAGAAAAATAATTTAACTCGCAGTGAAATGATTGAAATCTTTGCCCGTGAAGGTTTTTCAGGCAAGCGGACTAATTCTCAATTACCTACGATTGGTTAG
- a CDS encoding ABC exporter membrane fusion protein produces MVREVTDQGSVFFKRNSRQLIILATAAGLAIAGVKGYSSLQTQAQQSPTTPIPQVTAPQIKTVTALGRLEPKGEVIKLSAPSSSGQGSRVEKLLVKEGDRVKAGQVIAILDNRDRLEAAYQEAQEAVKVAQVNLEKVREGAKVGEINAQKAEIARVQAQTTGDGREQQETVARLEAQWQGEKSAQQATVKRLEAELKNAQSEWERYQKLYADGAISQSSYDTKRLSLDTITQQLSEAQANLQRIDSTGRKQISEAKTALYRINATGSKQVSAAAATLNKIAEVRPIDVQAAKVEVNRAVAAAKQAKANLDQVYVRSPQDGVIFDIYTRAGEVVSTDGIVEMGQTSQMYAVVEVYQSDVNKVRPGQKVEISSKSLSGKLQGTVDQVGWKVQRQNIINSDPSENIDSRVVEVHVRLDEASSQKAAKFTNLQVTAVIEL; encoded by the coding sequence ATGGTACGCGAGGTAACAGATCAAGGTTCCGTATTTTTCAAGCGTAACTCCCGGCAATTGATTATTTTGGCAACAGCCGCAGGTTTGGCGATCGCCGGCGTAAAGGGTTATAGTTCACTACAAACCCAAGCACAGCAATCTCCTACAACCCCAATTCCCCAAGTCACCGCACCGCAGATAAAAACGGTGACAGCGTTAGGTAGACTAGAGCCAAAGGGCGAAGTGATTAAACTTTCTGCACCTTCATCATCTGGACAAGGAAGTCGAGTGGAGAAGCTTTTAGTTAAAGAAGGGGACAGGGTAAAAGCTGGACAAGTAATTGCTATTTTAGATAACCGCGATCGCCTAGAGGCAGCTTATCAAGAAGCCCAAGAAGCGGTGAAAGTCGCCCAGGTCAACTTAGAGAAAGTCCGAGAAGGGGCAAAAGTTGGGGAGATTAACGCGCAAAAAGCCGAAATTGCCCGTGTCCAAGCACAGACAACAGGTGATGGTAGAGAACAACAAGAAACAGTAGCTAGATTAGAAGCCCAATGGCAAGGTGAGAAATCAGCCCAACAAGCAACAGTTAAGAGATTAGAAGCAGAACTGAAAAATGCTCAAAGTGAGTGGGAACGCTATCAAAAGCTTTATGCGGACGGTGCAATTTCCCAATCTTCCTATGATACTAAGCGCCTGAGTCTAGATACCATCACCCAGCAGTTAAGTGAAGCGCAAGCCAACTTGCAAAGAATTGATAGCACCGGACGCAAGCAAATTAGCGAAGCGAAAACAGCCTTATATCGAATTAACGCCACAGGTAGTAAACAAGTCAGCGCCGCCGCCGCCACCTTAAATAAAATTGCGGAAGTGCGTCCTATTGATGTGCAAGCAGCCAAAGTAGAAGTAAACCGCGCTGTAGCCGCAGCAAAACAGGCAAAGGCTAACTTAGATCAAGTTTATGTGCGGTCACCCCAAGATGGTGTGATATTCGACATCTACACCCGCGCCGGCGAAGTTGTATCCACTGATGGTATCGTCGAGATGGGTCAAACCAGCCAGATGTATGCAGTCGTCGAAGTTTACCAAAGTGATGTCAACAAAGTCCGCCCCGGACAAAAGGTGGAGATATCAAGTAAATCTCTCTCAGGAAAATTGCAAGGTACGGTAGACCAAGTGGGCTGGAAAGTCCAACGTCAGAACATTATCAACAGCGACCCCAGTGAAAATATTGATTCACGCGTCGTAGAAGTTCATGTGCGACTAGATGAAGCCTCCAGCCAGAAAGCAGCCAAATTTACTAACTTACAAGTCACAGCAGTAATTGAACTATAA
- the devC gene encoding ABC transporter permease DevC has protein sequence MTGFIQELQRRTPLGWLQLSHHKSRLLVALSGIAFADVLMFMQLGFQNALYDSNTRLNRAVLADIVLISPQSRNMQNLATFSRRRLLQAADVPGVKSADAMYIGLVTWKNPQTRRKTSVQAIGFNPEQSALNIPEVNNQLDKIKLPDNFIFDRGARGEYDKVFSQIDAGESVTTEVDKRTISISGTFKLGASFGADGTLISSDENFLRLFPRRLAGSINLGLVNIQPGHDPKQVAEALKSYLTTDDVKVLTHAEYVKMEEDYWKTESPIGFIFTLGVSMGFMVGVIIVYQVLSTDVNAHIKEYATFKAMGYGNSYLLGVIFEEALILAVLGFIPGFIVPLGLYRLAANATNLPIFMTAVRALLVLLLTLIMCTLSGAIATRKLQSADPADMF, from the coding sequence ATGACTGGATTTATTCAAGAACTACAGCGACGCACACCTTTAGGATGGCTGCAACTGAGTCATCATAAAAGCCGCCTCTTGGTTGCTTTATCTGGTATCGCCTTTGCCGATGTCCTCATGTTCATGCAGTTGGGCTTTCAAAATGCCTTGTATGACAGTAACACTCGCCTCAATCGGGCAGTGCTTGCAGACATTGTTTTAATCAGTCCTCAAAGCCGGAATATGCAAAACTTGGCTACCTTCTCGCGGCGGCGACTGTTGCAAGCTGCTGATGTTCCTGGTGTAAAATCCGCAGATGCCATGTATATCGGTTTAGTCACTTGGAAAAATCCCCAAACTCGCCGTAAAACTTCAGTGCAAGCAATTGGGTTTAATCCTGAGCAATCGGCTCTGAACATCCCAGAGGTTAACAATCAGCTAGATAAGATTAAGTTACCAGATAACTTCATTTTTGACCGTGGGGCTAGGGGTGAATATGATAAAGTTTTTAGTCAAATTGATGCCGGTGAAAGTGTCACCACAGAAGTAGATAAAAGAACTATTTCGATTAGTGGAACATTTAAACTAGGTGCTTCCTTTGGTGCTGATGGTACTTTAATTTCTAGTGATGAAAACTTCTTGCGTTTGTTTCCTCGCAGACTAGCAGGAAGTATCAATCTAGGCTTAGTTAATATTCAACCCGGTCATGATCCAAAACAAGTAGCAGAAGCATTAAAGTCTTACCTAACGACGGATGATGTCAAAGTCCTAACTCATGCTGAATACGTCAAAATGGAGGAAGACTACTGGAAAACGGAAAGTCCCATAGGTTTTATTTTCACCTTAGGCGTATCAATGGGATTTATGGTCGGCGTGATTATTGTTTATCAAGTACTTTCAACTGATGTAAATGCCCATATCAAAGAATATGCCACATTCAAAGCAATGGGATACGGCAATTCTTATTTACTAGGAGTAATTTTTGAAGAGGCGCTGATTCTGGCAGTCTTGGGTTTTATTCCAGGGTTCATAGTTCCCTTGGGACTTTATCGGTTAGCCGCCAATGCCACAAATCTACCCATATTTATGACAGCAGTTAGAGCCTTATTAGTCTTATTATTAACTCTAATAATGTGTACTCTTTCGGGAGCTATAGCAACACGTAAATTACAATCTGCCGACCCAGCAGATATGTTTTGA
- a CDS encoding DevA family ABC transporter ATP-binding protein, translated as MQTINTSEPVISIQNLDHYFGSGQLRKQVLFNINLEINAGEIVIMTGPSGSGKTTLLTLVGGLRSAQSGNLRILGRELTGASSKQLTQARRNNGYIFQAHNLHGSLTALQNVRMGLELQPGISTQEMLTRSTEMLEEVGLGNRLNYYPDNLSGGQKQRVAIARALVSQPKIVLADEPTAALDKQSGRDVVELMQKLAKEHHCTILLVTHDNRILDIADRIVYMEDGHLVRDAVSVNS; from the coding sequence ATGCAAACTATTAACACTTCCGAACCTGTGATTTCTATTCAAAATCTTGACCATTACTTTGGTAGTGGACAACTCCGAAAACAGGTTTTATTTAATATTAACCTCGAAATTAATGCAGGCGAAATTGTGATTATGACAGGGCCTTCTGGTTCTGGAAAAACTACCCTACTAACTTTAGTTGGTGGTTTGCGTTCTGCCCAGTCTGGGAATTTGCGGATATTAGGAAGAGAACTTACTGGTGCTAGTAGTAAACAATTAACTCAAGCAAGACGTAACAACGGTTATATATTCCAAGCACATAACCTGCATGGTAGCCTAACAGCACTGCAAAATGTGCGGATGGGTTTGGAGTTGCAACCAGGAATTTCCACCCAGGAAATGCTCACTCGCTCAACAGAAATGTTAGAAGAAGTCGGATTAGGAAATCGGCTGAACTATTACCCTGATAACTTATCGGGAGGACAAAAACAAAGGGTAGCGATCGCCCGTGCGTTAGTCAGTCAGCCTAAAATAGTCTTAGCCGATGAACCTACAGCCGCACTAGATAAACAATCAGGGCGCGATGTCGTAGAATTAATGCAAAAATTAGCCAAAGAGCATCACTGCACAATTCTGCTAGTTACCCACGACAACCGCATTTTAGACATAGCCGATCGCATTGTCTACATGGAAGATGGTCATCTTGTCAGGGATGCGGTGAGTGTTAATAGTTAA
- a CDS encoding creatininase family protein: MLLSLSTWQEVETYLQKSTGIILPIGSTEQHGPTGLIGTDAICAEAIAHGVGEATGAIVAPTINVGMALHHAAFPGTISLRPSTLILLVRDYVTSLAKAGFTKFYFINGHGGNIATLKAAFSETYVYLEDLQIPSAHKVQCQVGNWFMCSSVYQLAKELYGDKEGSHATPSEVAVTQYVYPEAIKQAPLSPEVARGHRIYSATDFRQHYPDGRMGSNPALATPEHGKQFYDLAVKELSNGYLEFLTNDQ, encoded by the coding sequence ATGTTACTAAGTTTAAGCACATGGCAGGAAGTTGAAACCTACTTGCAAAAATCAACGGGAATTATTCTGCCGATTGGTTCGACTGAACAGCATGGGCCGACGGGATTAATCGGGACAGATGCGATTTGTGCAGAAGCGATCGCTCATGGAGTGGGTGAAGCAACAGGGGCGATCGTTGCGCCTACAATCAATGTGGGGATGGCTCTACACCATGCTGCATTTCCGGGTACGATTAGTTTGCGTCCTAGTACTTTAATTTTGCTAGTGCGAGATTATGTAACTAGTCTTGCCAAAGCTGGTTTCACTAAGTTCTACTTTATTAACGGACACGGCGGTAATATCGCTACCCTCAAAGCTGCATTCTCAGAAACATACGTATATCTGGAAGACTTGCAGATTCCCTCTGCCCATAAGGTACAATGTCAAGTCGGCAACTGGTTTATGTGCAGTTCTGTGTACCAACTTGCCAAAGAATTGTACGGTGACAAAGAAGGTTCTCATGCTACACCCAGCGAAGTAGCCGTGACTCAATATGTTTACCCAGAAGCAATTAAGCAAGCACCGCTTTCACCAGAAGTAGCCAGAGGACATAGAATTTACAGTGCTACCGACTTTCGCCAACATTACCCAGATGGACGCATGGGTTCCAATCCCGCTTTAGCAACACCAGAACATGGTAAGCAGTTTTATGATTTGGCTGTTAAAGAACTCAGTAACGGGTATTTAGAATTTTTGACCAATGACCAATGA
- a CDS encoding carotenoid oxygenase family protein, giving the protein MQSYKYQQKKNLEKSYTREDWQGGYKSLRQEFDYWIDDVEGEIPTELQGTLFRNGPGLLDIKGQSIHHPFDGDGMISRISFVNGRAHYRNSFVKTEGYLAEKNAGKILHRGVFGTQKPGGWLANIFDFKLKNIANTNVIYWGEKLLALWEAAEPHRLDPKTLDTLGKEYFHGVLSAGEAFGAHPRFDPSCEQDNGAPCLVNFSIKPGLSTTITIFELNVAGEVVRKHAHHVPGFCFIHDFVITPNHCIFFQNPVSFNPIPFALGLRGAGECIQVQPNQPTRIIVIPRFPQSGQKEIKTLEVGSGFIFHHVNAFVVGEEILVDSLCYDSLPEVEPESDFRQVDFEAIAPGQLWRFYLNLKDGTVQKKLIESRCCEFPAIHPRNVGRSYRYLYMSAAHAATGNAPLQALLKIDLESGEKQIWSVAPRGFTGEPIFVPRPGSEKEDDGWVLALVYDAAHHRSDVVILDASDFTKGAIARLHLQHHVPYGLHGNFTPQVFV; this is encoded by the coding sequence ATGCAAAGTTACAAATATCAACAAAAGAAAAATTTAGAAAAATCATATACTCGTGAAGACTGGCAGGGAGGGTATAAATCTCTAAGGCAAGAGTTTGATTATTGGATTGATGATGTAGAAGGGGAAATTCCTACCGAACTGCAAGGTACTTTGTTTAGAAACGGGCCAGGATTGCTGGATATAAAAGGACAAAGCATTCATCATCCCTTTGATGGCGATGGCATGATTAGCCGTATTAGCTTTGTCAATGGTCGCGCCCATTACCGTAATAGTTTTGTCAAAACAGAAGGGTATTTAGCAGAGAAAAATGCTGGTAAAATTCTGCATCGGGGAGTTTTTGGTACTCAAAAACCTGGTGGTTGGTTAGCTAATATTTTCGATTTCAAGCTGAAGAATATTGCTAACACTAATGTTATCTATTGGGGTGAGAAACTATTGGCATTGTGGGAGGCGGCAGAACCCCATCGCCTTGACCCCAAAACGTTAGATACATTGGGCAAAGAATATTTTCATGGTGTTTTGTCAGCAGGTGAGGCTTTTGGCGCTCATCCCCGATTTGACCCCAGTTGTGAACAAGATAACGGCGCACCTTGCTTAGTCAATTTTTCAATTAAACCCGGATTATCTACAACAATTACGATTTTTGAGTTAAATGTAGCAGGCGAAGTTGTCAGAAAGCACGCTCATCATGTACCTGGGTTTTGTTTTATTCACGATTTTGTAATTACACCTAATCACTGCATCTTCTTTCAAAATCCTGTTAGTTTTAACCCCATCCCTTTCGCTTTAGGATTACGTGGCGCTGGGGAATGTATTCAAGTACAACCAAATCAGCCAACACGGATTATTGTCATTCCTCGCTTTCCTCAGTCAGGACAAAAAGAAATCAAAACTTTAGAAGTAGGTTCAGGTTTCATTTTCCATCACGTTAATGCTTTTGTTGTGGGAGAGGAAATTCTTGTAGATTCCCTTTGCTACGACTCTTTACCAGAAGTAGAGCCAGAAAGTGATTTTCGTCAAGTGGATTTTGAGGCGATCGCACCTGGTCAACTATGGCGTTTTTACCTTAACCTCAAAGATGGGACAGTACAAAAAAAATTAATTGAATCTCGTTGTTGTGAGTTTCCCGCAATTCATCCCCGTAATGTAGGACGCTCTTATCGATACTTGTATATGAGTGCGGCTCATGCAGCTACAGGTAATGCACCATTGCAAGCATTATTGAAAATAGATTTAGAGTCTGGAGAAAAACAGATCTGGAGTGTGGCACCTCGCGGTTTTACGGGTGAGCCGATTTTTGTTCCTCGTCCAGGCTCAGAAAAAGAGGATGATGGTTGGGTACTGGCTCTAGTTTATGATGCGGCTCATCACCGTTCAGATGTGGTAATTTTAGATGCTAGTGACTTTACTAAAGGGGCGATCGCTAGGCTACATCTCCAGCATCACGTACCCTATGGCCTTCACGGCAACTTTACTCCCCAGGTATTTGTATAA